One genomic segment of Sanyastnella coralliicola includes these proteins:
- a CDS encoding T9SS type A sorting domain-containing protein has product MRAALIAILSLCASWSWAQCDNDNVYYADATPSSAGSTSVAYCVWGGEYYTVDVVSGETYTFSTCGGSWDTVITLYDEDGNYIDYNDDACSWQSELSWTSTLNGTIWVLIDEYGCDDYYGCGANLYVTWEGVGDPPPANDDCSGAETIACGDVVNGNTDTATWDYVSGCWTSIGAPGLWYYFEGTGDFVTFSLCESDYDTKINLYSDECDNLVCEMGNDDSCDTQSQISIATLEGVDYFILVQGYGGATGDFELEVTCEPYFSTLHQDCGGSVTICTDETFGGNADDYGDYQDLNATNNDCLTYEHQSQWFVFSPVTSGTIEFTLVPTGGIDYDFAIWGPYPADEIVCPPSEAPLRCSYSALYEPTGLVIGAGDTTEPPSGDAWVEAITVAETELNMYYVMLIDNYTADNTAYSFDWDLTGVTLDCSFAFLPVELTEFDGTVYPDRNELRWTTATELNNSHFEIERSTDGFNWEVIGEILGQGTTQEQTSYIYNDRTRPFGTAYYRLHQFDFNGENEYSPMIALTHEADADILALYPNPGKGRFRMDIKMKYEQVVLISLMDLNGRPVWFGSYDLTEGVNQLQLDFSNMASGSYILDVSTAEQSIAQQRLVKKPQ; this is encoded by the coding sequence ATGAGAGCAGCGCTGATTGCCATATTATCTCTTTGTGCATCTTGGTCATGGGCTCAATGTGACAATGACAACGTGTATTACGCTGATGCTACTCCATCTTCAGCAGGCTCTACATCTGTTGCCTACTGTGTATGGGGTGGTGAGTACTACACCGTAGATGTTGTCTCAGGTGAGACCTACACTTTCAGCACTTGTGGTGGAAGTTGGGATACCGTTATCACCCTCTACGATGAAGACGGTAACTACATTGACTATAATGATGACGCATGCAGCTGGCAATCAGAACTGTCATGGACTTCAACACTCAACGGCACTATTTGGGTACTGATCGATGAATATGGTTGTGACGACTATTATGGTTGTGGCGCCAACCTATATGTAACATGGGAAGGCGTGGGAGATCCTCCCCCAGCCAACGATGATTGCTCAGGAGCAGAGACCATCGCTTGTGGCGACGTTGTGAACGGAAACACTGATACAGCCACTTGGGATTACGTGAGCGGATGCTGGACAAGCATCGGCGCACCAGGACTTTGGTATTACTTCGAAGGTACGGGCGACTTTGTCACTTTCAGTTTATGTGAATCTGACTACGACACGAAGATCAACCTGTACAGTGATGAATGCGACAACTTAGTCTGTGAAATGGGGAATGATGATTCATGCGATACCCAATCACAAATATCCATCGCGACACTTGAAGGCGTTGACTACTTTATTCTTGTGCAAGGATATGGCGGGGCCACCGGAGACTTCGAACTCGAAGTGACTTGTGAACCCTACTTCTCAACGCTTCACCAAGATTGTGGAGGTTCCGTAACCATATGTACTGATGAAACATTCGGTGGAAACGCAGATGACTATGGTGATTACCAAGATCTCAATGCTACGAACAACGATTGTTTGACCTATGAGCATCAATCGCAGTGGTTTGTCTTTTCACCGGTTACCTCTGGGACCATTGAGTTCACCTTAGTACCAACCGGAGGCATTGACTACGACTTCGCCATCTGGGGGCCTTACCCCGCTGACGAAATCGTTTGTCCACCCTCAGAAGCTCCACTCCGTTGTTCATATTCCGCTCTATACGAGCCTACAGGTTTGGTGATTGGTGCAGGAGATACCACAGAACCACCAAGCGGTGACGCATGGGTTGAGGCCATTACCGTAGCTGAGACCGAATTGAATATGTACTATGTCATGCTCATCGACAACTATACTGCGGATAACACAGCCTATTCATTCGATTGGGACCTGACAGGAGTAACTCTGGATTGCTCATTCGCTTTCCTCCCTGTTGAATTGACTGAGTTTGACGGTACGGTTTATCCAGACCGAAACGAACTTCGTTGGACCACAGCAACAGAGCTAAATAACTCACACTTCGAGATTGAACGTTCTACCGACGGCTTCAACTGGGAAGTCATCGGAGAAATACTAGGTCAAGGAACTACTCAAGAGCAGACCAGCTACATCTACAACGATCGCACACGTCCGTTTGGAACCGCTTATTATAGACTACACCAATTCGACTTCAACGGTGAAAACGAATATTCACCCATGATTGCCCTCACGCATGAGGCTGATGCCGATATCCTGGCCCTCTATCCAAACCCTGGAAAAGGTCGGTTCAGAATGGATATCAAGATGAAATACGAGCAAGTAGTCTTGATTTCACTCATGGATTTGAATGGTCGCCCAGTTTGGTTTGGCAGTTATGACTTGACCGAAGGTGTCAATCAATTGCAGCTTGACTTCTCGAATATGGCCTCTGGAAGCTACATCTTAGATGTTTCCACTGCAGAGCAGTCAATAGCTCAGCAACGACTGGTTAAAAAACCGCAGTGA
- a CDS encoding family 16 glycosylhydrolase — protein MRLLGVVGLLALTLSLNAQCEQLVWSDEFDGSTLDLSTWGFDLGDGCPNLCGWGNNELQFYTNEDENVFLSDGNLHIRANFEAGGDPEWTSARIVTRDLQTFKSGRIEARIQMPEGQGFWPAFWLLPETREYGGWPLSGEIDVTEVIGNDVFTNHGTLHYGPKWPNNQLTGATVSVPQSLADGFHTYAIEWEHDEIRWYLDGQLFSVKTPEDQGTFPWRFDQDFHIILNLAVGGWFPGFPDETTPAQADLIVDYVRVYHLPEMAIITGRPYSFLGDEVPYNTKAVDGMEYQWSTDGGTIVSGGNSADVVVSWDFPGVHDLNLTIGSGECQSTITKSIRVGNECELVMSDNETHYGVHWSAATGAVSLDPLPSPNEVNGSSVSTRWTREGTTGDFVRFTIDGITDATPIAEGERTLALKTFTNAPAGTTLELRLMNEEQSGGSVFGGSYITLQGQTTVSYEWEQVYFTVTSAPNPTVDPTEINQLQMRMLSAQPLGYLIHTDDPTLIAVDCVPVGVAEFKEIEGTLALVENTITLSNSSADFMEVYDAGGRLIGTTAVAERSATVEVFAPGVYIVHLVAVDGVRTQKLIKP, from the coding sequence ATGAGACTTTTAGGAGTAGTTGGTTTATTGGCACTCACCCTGTCGCTTAATGCGCAGTGCGAGCAATTGGTTTGGTCAGACGAATTTGATGGATCTACATTAGATCTTTCAACTTGGGGATTCGACCTAGGAGATGGTTGTCCTAACCTTTGTGGCTGGGGGAATAACGAGCTCCAGTTCTACACGAATGAAGATGAGAATGTGTTCTTGTCTGATGGAAACCTTCACATTCGTGCCAATTTTGAAGCAGGGGGAGATCCTGAATGGACTTCAGCGCGCATCGTTACACGTGATCTTCAAACGTTCAAGTCTGGACGTATCGAAGCACGTATCCAGATGCCAGAAGGACAAGGGTTTTGGCCTGCGTTCTGGCTACTTCCAGAAACTCGTGAATATGGCGGATGGCCGCTATCAGGAGAGATTGATGTGACGGAGGTAATTGGGAACGATGTGTTCACCAACCACGGTACACTTCACTACGGACCTAAATGGCCGAACAACCAATTGACCGGAGCGACAGTGAGTGTTCCTCAGTCATTGGCTGATGGATTCCATACATACGCTATTGAGTGGGAACACGACGAGATTCGCTGGTACCTGGATGGCCAGTTGTTCAGCGTGAAAACACCTGAAGACCAAGGAACATTCCCTTGGCGATTTGATCAAGACTTCCACATCATTCTCAACCTTGCTGTTGGTGGTTGGTTCCCAGGATTCCCTGATGAGACTACCCCTGCTCAGGCAGATTTGATCGTAGACTACGTACGTGTTTACCACCTACCGGAGATGGCCATTATAACTGGTCGTCCTTATTCTTTCCTAGGTGATGAGGTGCCATACAACACGAAAGCGGTTGATGGAATGGAATACCAGTGGAGCACAGACGGTGGAACCATCGTTTCAGGCGGTAACTCAGCAGACGTAGTTGTGAGCTGGGATTTCCCTGGAGTTCACGATCTAAACCTGACAATTGGTTCAGGCGAGTGTCAATCAACAATCACGAAATCAATCCGAGTAGGGAATGAGTGTGAATTGGTGATGTCTGACAATGAAACGCATTACGGAGTGCACTGGTCAGCGGCTACAGGAGCAGTTTCTCTGGACCCACTGCCTTCACCAAACGAAGTGAATGGTAGTTCTGTTTCTACCCGTTGGACGAGAGAAGGAACGACAGGAGACTTCGTACGATTTACGATTGATGGGATTACAGATGCAACACCTATTGCTGAAGGAGAACGCACCCTTGCTCTGAAAACATTCACGAACGCACCTGCGGGTACGACACTTGAGTTGAGACTAATGAATGAAGAGCAGTCAGGAGGTTCTGTTTTCGGTGGAAGCTACATCACACTCCAAGGACAAACCACTGTTTCCTACGAATGGGAACAGGTTTATTTCACGGTGACAAGTGCACCGAACCCAACTGTAGATCCTACGGAGATCAATCAGTTGCAAATGCGCATGTTGAGCGCTCAACCCCTCGGATACCTAATCCATACAGATGATCCTACCTTGATCGCTGTGGATTGTGTGCCTGTAGGAGTTGCTGAATTCAAGGAAATCGAAGGCACCCTGGCCTTGGTTGAAAATACAATAACATTATCGAATTCATCAGCCGACTTTATGGAGGTGTATGATGCCGGAGGAAGACTAATTGGTACTACAGCGGTCGCTGAACGCAGCGCAACTGTTGAGGTTTTCGCCCCTGGTGTTTACATCGTCCATCTAGTCGCTGTTGATGGAGTTCGTACCCAAAAGCTGATCAAACCATGA
- the ribA gene encoding GTP cyclohydrolase II translates to MRKLAETRMPTSSGEFRMMVYESEFPDFPHTVLMKPTDNQEVFNVRIHSECMTGDVFGSSRCDCGQQLQYAMRHFGENGGILIYLRQEGRGIGLVNKVKAYNLQDKGMDTIEANLALGFHADDRDYAPAIQILNDLGVKRINLFTNNPEKVSSFKNTEIEVVSRQPVEIDPGEENASYLKTKQDNMGHMFSRIKL, encoded by the coding sequence ATGAGAAAGCTCGCAGAGACCCGTATGCCTACATCATCAGGCGAATTCCGAATGATGGTGTATGAAAGTGAATTTCCAGATTTCCCTCACACTGTGCTGATGAAGCCAACTGATAATCAGGAGGTTTTCAACGTGCGCATCCACTCGGAGTGTATGACAGGTGATGTCTTTGGATCATCGCGTTGTGATTGTGGTCAACAGCTACAATACGCTATGCGTCACTTCGGAGAGAATGGGGGAATCTTGATTTACCTCCGTCAAGAGGGAAGAGGAATCGGGTTAGTCAACAAAGTTAAAGCCTACAATCTCCAAGACAAAGGAATGGATACCATTGAAGCCAACTTAGCTCTTGGCTTCCATGCAGATGATCGTGATTATGCACCAGCGATTCAGATTTTGAATGACTTGGGTGTGAAGAGGATCAACCTCTTCACGAATAATCCGGAAAAGGTCAGCTCATTCAAAAACACTGAAATCGAAGTGGTTTCTCGTCAGCCAGTGGAGATTGATCCGGGTGAAGAGAATGCGTCGTACTTGAAGACGAAGCAAGACAACATGGGGCACATGTTCTCGCGCATCAAGCTTTAA
- a CDS encoding glycoside hydrolase family 2 TIM barrel-domain containing protein — protein MKKFLIILAAVLSAGAIHAQGPTKTEKRLINGQWEILKDGEPFYIKGAGGHVHMDVVVECGGNSIRTWGLDNAKAILDEAHEHGLTVLLGLWLAHERHGFDYSDEWAVQDQLNGFRQAVREFKDHPALLMWGVGNEVDLFYSDINVWDATEQIAAMIHEEDPNHLTCCVTAGIDVAEVQLIKERAPSIDVLGVNTYGGIDGLKYDIELFGWDGPYMVTEWGPTGHWEVQKTTWGAPIEQTSTEKASSYYQRYQSGIKEDRGSCVGSYVFLWGQKQETTPTWYGVFLEDGSKTEAIDVLYQHWNGMDPNNFAPSITEFKVNGKTRFESVNVETGDNMDLTLVTKDKENDKLSIKLEIIPESTNTKAGGDYEERPESLFTNTFSEGTEFSVPAPSDPGAYRLFVYIHDEGGKAATANFPFLVK, from the coding sequence ATGAAGAAGTTTCTGATCATCCTAGCGGCAGTTTTATCCGCTGGAGCAATACACGCTCAAGGACCGACAAAGACTGAAAAACGTCTGATCAATGGTCAATGGGAGATTCTTAAAGATGGCGAACCGTTCTACATCAAAGGAGCCGGTGGCCATGTACATATGGATGTTGTTGTAGAATGCGGTGGGAACTCGATCCGAACATGGGGTCTTGATAACGCCAAAGCTATCCTAGATGAGGCTCATGAACATGGCTTGACTGTGTTGCTCGGCCTTTGGCTGGCGCACGAACGCCATGGCTTCGATTACAGTGATGAATGGGCAGTTCAAGATCAGTTGAACGGATTCCGTCAAGCGGTGCGTGAGTTTAAAGATCACCCAGCCCTGTTGATGTGGGGTGTAGGTAACGAAGTTGACCTTTTTTATTCAGATATCAACGTGTGGGATGCAACCGAACAGATTGCAGCCATGATTCACGAAGAAGATCCGAACCACCTCACGTGCTGTGTTACAGCTGGAATTGATGTAGCAGAAGTTCAGCTCATCAAGGAGCGTGCTCCTAGCATTGATGTACTTGGTGTGAACACGTATGGTGGAATTGATGGACTGAAATACGATATTGAGCTATTCGGTTGGGATGGCCCGTACATGGTGACAGAGTGGGGACCAACAGGACACTGGGAAGTTCAGAAGACGACTTGGGGTGCGCCAATCGAGCAAACTTCCACTGAGAAGGCATCTTCATACTACCAACGTTACCAAAGCGGTATTAAAGAAGACCGTGGTAGCTGCGTTGGATCTTACGTTTTCCTTTGGGGACAAAAGCAGGAAACGACGCCAACTTGGTACGGTGTATTCCTTGAAGACGGAAGCAAAACAGAGGCTATTGATGTGCTTTACCAGCACTGGAATGGGATGGATCCGAACAACTTTGCCCCGAGCATTACGGAGTTCAAGGTCAATGGTAAAACTCGATTCGAAAGCGTCAACGTCGAAACAGGTGATAACATGGACCTAACGCTCGTGACGAAGGATAAGGAGAACGATAAGCTCTCTATCAAGCTGGAGATCATTCCTGAAAGTACAAACACGAAAGCCGGAGGTGACTACGAGGAGCGTCCTGAAAGCCTGTTTACGAATACTTTCTCAGAGGGAACGGAGTTTTCAGTTCCGGCGCCATCTGACCCGGGAGCATACCGTTTGTTCGTGTATATCCACGATGAAGGAGGGAAGGCCGCTACGGCTAACTTCCCATTTCTTGTTAAGTAG
- a CDS encoding histone deacetylase family protein has translation MLKIAWHPSYAHPLPDGHRFPMEKYELLPEQLIHEGTISESNLFAPSLLDEASILRVHDEEYWLKLKEQRLSRKEERRTGFPLSQQLVEREIRIMQGTVDCVDHAFEHGIAMNIAGGTHHAYTDHGEGFCLLNDLALAARNALLQGKAKRVLFVDLDVHQGNGSAEIFEKDESVFTFSMHGAKNYPMHKEKSDLDIPLPDGTDDNHYLSILKETLPRLFDMVEPDLICFQTGVDVLESDQLGRLGMTIDGCRERDRIVLERCHENDVPVICAMGGGYSKDIRLIVEAHANTFRLAQEIYF, from the coding sequence ATGCTCAAGATCGCCTGGCACCCTTCTTACGCACACCCCCTTCCTGATGGACACCGCTTTCCTATGGAGAAGTACGAGCTCCTTCCTGAGCAGCTCATCCATGAAGGCACTATTTCCGAATCCAATTTATTCGCCCCTTCCCTGCTTGATGAAGCTTCGATTCTTCGCGTTCATGATGAAGAGTATTGGCTGAAGCTCAAGGAACAACGCTTGAGCCGAAAAGAGGAGCGTCGTACAGGATTCCCGCTAAGTCAGCAGTTGGTAGAGCGTGAAATTCGCATCATGCAGGGTACGGTTGACTGTGTTGATCATGCTTTTGAGCATGGCATAGCCATGAACATTGCTGGAGGCACACACCACGCCTATACCGATCATGGTGAGGGCTTCTGTCTTTTGAATGATTTAGCGCTAGCCGCGCGGAACGCTTTGCTTCAAGGAAAGGCAAAACGCGTTCTATTTGTTGATCTGGACGTACATCAAGGCAATGGTTCTGCAGAGATCTTTGAAAAAGATGAATCTGTTTTTACCTTTTCCATGCATGGTGCAAAGAACTATCCAATGCACAAGGAGAAAAGTGATCTGGATATCCCTTTACCAGACGGCACCGACGACAATCACTACTTATCAATTCTGAAAGAAACCCTTCCTCGATTATTCGATATGGTTGAACCAGATCTTATCTGTTTCCAAACGGGTGTTGATGTACTCGAAAGCGATCAATTGGGACGTCTAGGGATGACCATTGATGGCTGCAGAGAGCGAGACAGGATTGTTTTGGAACGATGTCATGAAAACGACGTGCCTGTTATTTGCGCCATGGGAGGCGGATACTCAAAAGATATACGACTGATTGTAGAGGCTCACGCGAATACTTTTCGCTTGGCTCAGGAGATCTACTTCTAA
- a CDS encoding beta-glucosidase family protein: MEELLSKMTLEEKVGQMTQLTLDMILEGEPYASVEPHHIDEPSLQEVIVDLNVGSILNCGGHSYPREFWLDLMTRIQDKAKETPNQIPVLYGIDAIHGVTYTDNSTLIPQQIGLACTWDTSMVKSLSETAAYEVRASGIPWNFSPVLDIARDPRWPRFWETFGEDVKLVTDMGSAMVDGYQGSGDEIDSVHVAACLKHFLGYSVTLSGKDRTQAWVPERQLREYFLPGFEEAIERGAKTIMVNSGEMNGIPVHVNPAILTDLLRNELGFEGMVVTDWEDIKYLVSRHKVAATYKEAIKMAVDAGIDMSMVPTDLEFPVLLKELVEEGEISEARIDESVRRILQLKFDLGLFDAKVPSLDDYPDFASAEARASALEAARASIVMLKNENVLPLNGGERLLVVGDNANSLNVLNGGWTRTWQGVDPQYNTPDMPSFLEEVQSRFASVTYMTNDQFLASRGVSADHVIAFLGETPYTETPGDIEDLDLPENQIEVIGKLGELSVPTSLILSEGRPRTFGELPEGIDAFILAMLPGDQGGRALVDVLLGEHNPGGHLPFTYPRYPSAHTTYDHKYTDMMHIDFSTNAVNPLYEFGDGLSYTTFEMSDLSLSADTLGAKGTLDVSVVIKNTGDLAGSDVIQVYVSDSVATITPSVKRLRAYRKVELDAGASQEVQFSIPVQDFAFVGIDNDWVVEPGVFGVVIGDMKETLIVK; encoded by the coding sequence TGGAGGAAAAGGTGGGTCAAATGACTCAGCTTACCCTTGATATGATCTTGGAAGGTGAGCCTTACGCTTCTGTGGAACCGCATCATATTGATGAGCCTAGTCTGCAAGAAGTGATCGTTGACTTGAACGTCGGATCCATCTTGAACTGCGGTGGTCACAGCTACCCAAGAGAGTTTTGGTTAGATCTTATGACACGCATCCAAGACAAAGCCAAAGAGACACCGAATCAAATTCCTGTCTTGTACGGTATTGATGCGATTCACGGAGTAACATACACTGACAACAGCACGCTGATTCCACAACAAATCGGTTTGGCGTGTACATGGGATACTTCCATGGTGAAGTCGCTATCTGAAACAGCTGCTTATGAAGTTCGCGCGTCAGGAATTCCTTGGAATTTCTCACCTGTGCTTGACATTGCGCGTGACCCTCGTTGGCCTCGTTTCTGGGAGACTTTCGGAGAAGACGTGAAGCTGGTAACTGATATGGGATCTGCCATGGTTGACGGTTACCAAGGTTCTGGTGATGAGATAGACTCTGTACACGTAGCTGCTTGTCTCAAGCACTTCTTGGGGTACAGCGTTACCCTTTCTGGTAAGGATCGTACGCAGGCTTGGGTGCCTGAACGTCAATTGCGCGAGTACTTCCTTCCAGGTTTCGAAGAAGCGATTGAGCGCGGTGCGAAAACCATCATGGTGAACTCAGGAGAAATGAACGGCATTCCGGTGCACGTGAACCCAGCCATCCTGACTGACCTTTTGCGCAATGAGCTTGGGTTTGAAGGTATGGTAGTGACTGATTGGGAAGACATCAAATACCTCGTTTCTCGTCACAAGGTGGCGGCTACTTATAAGGAAGCAATCAAAATGGCGGTTGACGCAGGTATCGATATGTCAATGGTCCCAACAGATCTTGAATTCCCTGTGCTTTTGAAAGAGTTGGTAGAAGAAGGAGAGATTTCAGAAGCGCGTATTGACGAGTCTGTGCGCCGCATTCTTCAATTGAAGTTTGATCTTGGTCTGTTTGACGCAAAGGTGCCTTCTCTTGATGATTATCCTGATTTCGCTAGCGCGGAAGCGCGTGCAAGTGCTTTGGAAGCAGCTCGTGCATCTATCGTGATGCTCAAGAATGAAAACGTTTTACCACTAAATGGTGGAGAACGTCTTCTTGTGGTTGGTGACAACGCAAACTCATTGAACGTATTAAACGGTGGATGGACACGTACGTGGCAAGGAGTAGATCCGCAGTACAACACACCAGACATGCCATCATTCCTCGAAGAAGTACAGTCTAGATTTGCTAGCGTTACCTACATGACGAATGACCAATTCTTGGCTTCACGAGGAGTGAGCGCAGATCACGTAATCGCATTCTTAGGTGAAACACCTTACACGGAAACACCAGGTGATATTGAAGACCTCGATCTTCCTGAAAATCAGATAGAAGTGATTGGTAAACTAGGAGAATTGAGCGTTCCTACGTCATTGATCCTCTCTGAAGGACGTCCACGCACGTTTGGAGAACTTCCTGAGGGAATTGATGCTTTTATTTTAGCGATGTTGCCTGGAGATCAGGGGGGTAGAGCATTAGTAGATGTATTATTAGGTGAACACAACCCTGGAGGGCACCTACCATTTACCTACCCAAGATATCCTTCAGCGCATACTACGTACGACCACAAATACACGGATATGATGCACATCGATTTCTCTACGAATGCAGTGAATCCACTGTACGAGTTTGGGGATGGATTGTCATACACAACATTTGAAATGAGCGACCTGAGCTTATCTGCTGATACCTTAGGTGCCAAAGGAACATTAGACGTTTCTGTAGTCATCAAGAATACAGGAGATCTAGCGGGATCAGACGTTATTCAGGTTTACGTAAGCGATAGCGTAGCAACGATTACACCAAGTGTGAAGCGACTACGTGCTTACCGCAAAGTGGAACTTGATGCGGGAGCTAGCCAGGAAGTGCAGTTCTCCATCCCTGTTCAAGACTTTGCTTTTGTTGGAATCGACAACGACTGGGTAGTTGAACCAGGAGTATTTGGGGTTGTGATTGGAGATATGAAAGAAACACTGATTGTAAAATGA
- a CDS encoding DUF819 domain-containing protein, with protein sequence MIFSAIITNDAIVLGLLLATLALIFYTSNHPSTKAFYKYIPSLLLCYFIPAFYNSFGLVDSTQSELYYVASRYLLPASLVLLCLSIDLKAIVNLGSKAVIMFFTATIGIVIGGPVALWLVSKIDGNILQAEVQNEMVISKENYDRINLTSGNTITQGDIFIWTNANAEEIKIQVDSLYSSSYSEATDSYTAVAGFVAIQVESQDTTYLPTIPAHATMTNMNSEFWRGLSTLAGSWIGGGANQTALKEISDTPDTQFSAMVIVDVFVANIWMAFLLIGAGMSIALDRRLKADNSAIEALKKKVEDYQASISRVPTFTDISIILAFAFGGVAIAHAWAGWAGPGLESYFNEIKASDPDSIVVYLSSLGSKFFWIIIISTIVGIILSFTKARNYEGAGASRIGSILLYVLVATIGMKMNIIELIDNWTKYCAVILIGILWMLVHITVLLVVAKIIKAPFFFVAVGSQANVGGAASAPIVASAFSPALAPVGVLLAVLGYAVGTVAAILCMELMHSIYL encoded by the coding sequence ATGATCTTTTCCGCTATCATTACGAATGACGCTATTGTACTTGGTTTGCTGCTCGCAACCTTGGCTTTGATTTTCTACACTTCGAACCATCCAAGTACCAAGGCTTTCTACAAGTACATTCCATCACTTTTGCTATGTTACTTTATTCCAGCCTTTTACAACTCATTCGGCTTAGTAGATAGCACACAATCAGAGTTATACTACGTGGCATCTCGCTACTTACTTCCAGCCAGTTTGGTTCTCCTTTGCCTGAGCATTGACCTCAAGGCCATTGTGAATCTTGGTTCGAAGGCGGTAATTATGTTCTTCACAGCTACCATCGGTATCGTTATTGGTGGACCTGTAGCTCTTTGGCTCGTTTCAAAGATTGACGGGAATATCCTCCAAGCTGAGGTGCAGAATGAGATGGTGATTTCGAAAGAGAATTATGACCGAATTAATCTCACCTCGGGCAATACGATTACACAGGGTGACATTTTTATCTGGACTAACGCTAACGCGGAAGAAATTAAGATTCAAGTGGATAGTCTTTACAGCTCGTCATACAGCGAAGCAACAGACTCATACACTGCTGTGGCTGGTTTCGTAGCTATCCAAGTCGAATCACAAGACACCACTTACCTTCCGACCATTCCGGCGCATGCGACCATGACCAATATGAATAGCGAATTCTGGCGTGGTCTTTCCACCCTCGCAGGTTCATGGATTGGTGGGGGTGCAAACCAAACAGCACTGAAAGAGATCAGCGATACTCCGGATACTCAGTTCTCAGCAATGGTGATCGTTGACGTCTTCGTAGCGAATATCTGGATGGCGTTCTTGCTCATCGGAGCGGGTATGTCTATTGCCCTTGATCGTCGTCTCAAGGCGGATAATTCGGCTATTGAAGCACTAAAGAAAAAAGTGGAAGACTATCAAGCTAGCATTTCCCGAGTGCCAACCTTCACAGACATTTCAATCATTCTCGCTTTTGCCTTCGGTGGCGTTGCTATTGCGCATGCTTGGGCCGGCTGGGCCGGTCCAGGTCTAGAGTCTTATTTCAATGAGATTAAGGCGAGTGATCCTGATTCCATTGTGGTTTACTTGAGCTCTTTGGGTAGTAAGTTCTTCTGGATCATTATTATTTCCACTATCGTGGGAATCATTCTCTCGTTCACCAAAGCCCGCAATTACGAGGGAGCGGGTGCATCACGCATTGGCTCAATCCTATTGTATGTATTGGTGGCGACGATCGGAATGAAAATGAACATCATTGAGCTGATCGATAACTGGACAAAATACTGCGCTGTTATTTTGATCGGAATTCTCTGGATGCTTGTGCACATCACTGTATTATTGGTGGTTGCCAAGATTATCAAAGCGCCATTCTTCTTTGTAGCTGTAGGTTCTCAAGCTAACGTTGGCGGAGCGGCCTCTGCTCCTATTGTTGCTTCGGCCTTCTCTCCTGCCCTTGCACCGGTTGGTGTACTACTGGCAGTATTAGGTTATGCAGTAGGAACCGTAGCAGCGATTCTATGTATGGAGTTAATGCACTCTATCTACTTGTAA